GTCCATGTGATCTACGGTCTGGCCTTCACCACTCTGTTCTTCCGGAATTTCTATATCACCATCCCACGAGAACTGGTCAAGGCGGCGATGATCGACGGTGCGGGCTTCTTCACCATCTTCTGGCGCATCATGCTGCCGGTGTCCACGCCGATCTTCATGGTCACGATCATCTGGCAGTTCACCCAGATATGGAACGACTTCCTGTTCGGTGTCGTCTTCACCTCCGGCGCGATCCATCCGATTACCGTGGCGCTGAACAACCTCGTGAACACCTCGACCGGCGTGCGCCGTTACAACGTCGACATGGCTGCCGCGCTGATCGCCGCGCTGCCGACCCTGCTCGTCTACCTCATCGCCGGAAAATACTTCGTGCGCGGCCTGACCGCCGGTTCGGTCAAAGGCTGACCGGGCGGCCCAAACATCATTCCACTACCTGACAGCAGAGACATAGCCGCATGGGCAAGCTCAGTATTCGCAACGTGCATAAAACCTTCGGCGACAACGTCGAGGTCCTCAAGGGCATCAACATCGAGACCAGTAACGACCAGTTTCTGATCCTGGTAGGCCCTTCCGGCTGCGGCAAATCCACCCTGCTCAACATCATCGCGGGCCTCGAAGAACCCACCGGTGGCGACATATTCATCAACGAACGTCGGGTCAATGAACGCAGCCCGCGCGACCGCGACATTGCCATGGTGTTCCAGTCTTACGCACTCTATCCGAGCATGACCGTGCGCAAGAATATCCTGTTCGGCCTGCGTATTCGCAAAGTGCCCAAAGATGAACAGGATCACATCCTCAAGGAAGTCGCCACCATGCTTCAGATCGAGCACCTGCTCGATCGCAAGCCGCGCGAACTATCCGGCGGACAACGCCAGCGCGTCGCCATTGGCCGCGCCATCGCACGCAAGCCGGCACTGTTCCTGTTCGACGAGCCGTTATCCAATCTCGATGCCAAACTGCGCGTGGAAATGCGCGACGAACTCAAGCGACTGCATCAACGCATGGCGACTACCATCGTCTATGTCACCCATGACCAGATCGAGGCCATGACCCTGGGCGATCTGATCGCCGTAATGAACGACGGTCAGATTCAGCAGCTCGGCACACCGCAGGAAATCTACGACAACCCGGCCAACCTGTTCGTCGCCGGCTTCATCGGCTCGCCGTCGATGAACTTCATTCCCTGCACCGTCACGGTCGATGCACAGGGTGCCGCGCTTGAGATGCAGGAAAGCGGACAACGTTTCACGCTGCTGGCGCCGGCACACGCACAGGCGCCGCTGCGAGAACGCCAGGGTCAGCAGGTGATTCTCGGCGTGCGCCCCGAACAGATCACACACAAAAGCGTTTCGCAGCTTGATGAGGCTGATACCCGACAAGTCACTGCTACCGTGGACATTATCGAACCGACCGGGCCGGACACGCTTGTCTTCATCCACCTGAACGACACCAAGATCGTCTGCCGCGTGCACCCTCCGGAAGCCAAGCAGCCGGGCGAGCGCATGGAGCTGTTGTTCGATCTGGCCAAGGCCGTGTTCTTCGACCCGACCACGGAGCACCGCATCGCCTGATGTTATGCTGTCGGTATGTCCGCCGCGCGCCTTACCCACTGAACCATGCCGGATACCGGCTCAACGCACCT
This genomic stretch from Acidihalobacter ferrooxydans harbors:
- a CDS encoding ABC transporter ATP-binding protein, with the translated sequence MGKLSIRNVHKTFGDNVEVLKGINIETSNDQFLILVGPSGCGKSTLLNIIAGLEEPTGGDIFINERRVNERSPRDRDIAMVFQSYALYPSMTVRKNILFGLRIRKVPKDEQDHILKEVATMLQIEHLLDRKPRELSGGQRQRVAIGRAIARKPALFLFDEPLSNLDAKLRVEMRDELKRLHQRMATTIVYVTHDQIEAMTLGDLIAVMNDGQIQQLGTPQEIYDNPANLFVAGFIGSPSMNFIPCTVTVDAQGAALEMQESGQRFTLLAPAHAQAPLRERQGQQVILGVRPEQITHKSVSQLDEADTRQVTATVDIIEPTGPDTLVFIHLNDTKIVCRVHPPEAKQPGERMELLFDLAKAVFFDPTTEHRIA